One stretch of Pelmatolapia mariae isolate MD_Pm_ZW linkage group LG3_W, Pm_UMD_F_2, whole genome shotgun sequence DNA includes these proteins:
- the LOC134624401 gene encoding protein NLRC3-like isoform X1, translating to MDQCEDREEGVPPSKSTLCGEHESQTKAQRNQPGPPPSCVSLHSDWSADRPINFKAQPVSAAERPAGPEPSCVSLQSDRSADRPINFKVQPVSAAERQCISSYWDQSASSGDSSCHQCGERSRSRAGLQTASQSSCVQTDVGLQEVLDEHKISLRRRCERVTEGSDETGSRTLLNRIYTELYITEGQSEEVHTQHEVRQLETASKMDALHDAPIRCQDIFKAFPDQQRPIRVVLTNGVAGVGKTFSVQKFTLDWAEGLENQHVSVVVLLSFRELNLIRDEQYSLLELLHVFHPTLQKVTAEKLAVSQLLFIFDGLDESRLSLDFTNRKLLSDVTQKSSVSQLLTNLIQGNLLPSALVWITSRPAAANQIPPACVDRLTEVRGFTDAQKEEYFRRRFSDEELSSRIISHMKTSRSLHIMCRIPVFCWITATVLEHMLTTEQRGELPKTLTDMYSHFLLVQTKRKKNKYHEGHETSPQELTEADREVLLKLGRLAFEHLEKGNIMFYQEDLEQCGLDVTEASVYSGVCTEIFKRECVIFQKPVYCFVHLSIQEFLAAVYMFHCHTNRKAEVLKCFLGQTFWESSLDDFLNRPMKKSLQSKNGHLDLFVRFLHGLCLESNQRLLGGLLGQTEISPETIQSIINNLKEMNSDGISPERSINIFHCLMEMNHLSVHQDIQEFLTSENRSERLSVIHCSALAFMLQISEEVLDELDLRKYNTSEWGRQRLIPAVRNCRKARLTQCGLLTTHCEVVTSALKSNPSHLTELDMSRNKLPDSEVKFLCAGLESPNCRLETLRLWTCGLLEISCDYLAAALKSNPSHLRELDLSFNNKLQDSGVKHLCGFLKSPGCKLETLRLKRCGLSKVSCDYLAAALKSNPSHLRELDLRDNKLQDTDVKQLCDLQESPDYRLETVRWR from the exons atggatcagtgtgaggacagagaggagggagtccctccctctaaaagcactctgtgtggggaacatgagagccagaccaaagctcagag GAACCaacctggacctccacccagctgtgtgtccttaCACAGTGACTGGTCTGCAGACCGTCCCATCAATTTTAAAGCCCAgcctgtgtctgctgcagagag ACCTGCTGGACCTgaacccagctgtgtgtccttaCAGAGTGACCGGTCTGCAGATCGCCCCATTAATTTTAAAGTCCAgcctgtgtctgctgcagagag ACAGTGCATCTCCTCATACTGGGAccagtctgcttcatcaggagaCTCCTCCTGTCACCAGTGTGGAGAAAGATCCAGAAGCAGAGCTGGACTGCAGACAgccagtcagagcagctgtgtacaaa cagatgttggtctgcaggaggttttagatgaacataagatcagtctgaggaggagatgtgaacgtgtgactgaaggaagtgatgaaacaggaagtagaaccctcctcaacaggatctacactgagctctacatcacagagggacagagtgaagaggttcatacccaacatgaggtgaggcagctggagacagcTTCCAAGATGGACGCCCTCCATGACGCTCCAATCAGGTGccaggacatctttaaagccttccctgaccaacagagacccatcagagtggttctgaccaacggcgtggctggtgttggaaaaaccttctcagtgcagaagttcactctggactgggcagagggcttggagaaccaacatgtcagtgtggtggttctgctttcattcagggagctgaacctgatcagagatgagcagtacagtcttctggagctgctccatgttttccatccaacattacagaaggtcacagcagagaagctggctgtctctcagcttttgttcatctttgacggcctggatgaaagcagactttcattggatttcaccaacaggaagctgctgtctgatgtcacacagaagtcatcagtcagccagctgctgacaaacctcatccaggggaatctgcttccctcggctctcgtctggataacttcccgacctgcagcagccaatcagatccctcctgcaTGTGTCGACAGGCTAACAGAAGTACGAGGCTTCACTGAcgcccagaaggaggagtacttcaggaggagattcagtgatgaagagctgtccagcagaatcatctcccacatgaagacatccaggagcctccacatcatgtgtagaatcccagtcttctgctggatcactgctacagttctggagcacatgttgactacagagcagagaggagagctgcccaagaccctgactgacatgtactcacacttcctgctggttcagacaaagaggaagaagaacaagtaccacgagggacatgagacgagtccacaggagctgacggaggctgacagggaagttcttctgaagctggggaggctggcgtttgaacatctggagaaaggaaacatcatgttctaccaagaagacctggagcagtgtggtctggatgtgacagaggcctcggtgtactcaggagtttgtacagagatcttcaaaagagagtgtgtgatcttccagaaaccagtctactgctttgttcatctgagcattcaggagtttctggctgcagtcTACATGTTCCACTGTCACACCAACAGGAAGGCTGAGGTGCTGAAGTGCTTCCTAGGACAAACTTTTTGGGAATCATCTCTGGACGACTTCCTGAACAGACCCATGAAGAAATCCCTTCAGAGTAAAAATGGCCACCTGGACCTGTTTGTTCGCTTCCTTCATGGCCTCTGTCTGGAGTCCAACCAGAGACTCTTAGGAGGTCtgctgggtcagacagagaTCAGTCCAGAAACCATCCAGAGTAtcatcaacaacctgaaggagatgAACAGTGATGGCATCTCTCCTGAGAGAAGCATCAACATCTTCCActgtctgatggagatgaaCCACCTCTCAGTACATCAGGATATCCAAGAGTTCCTGACGTCAGAGAACAGATCAGAGAGACTTTCTGTGATCCACTGTTCAGCTCTGGCCTTCATGCTGCAGATTTCAGAGGAGGTTCTGGATGAGTTGGACCTGAGGAAGTACAACACATCAGAGTGGGGACGACAGAGACTGATTCCAGCTGTGAGGAACTGCAGAAAGGCTCG ACTGACTCAGTGTGGACTCTTAACGACTCACTGTGAAGTTGTGAcctcagctctgaagtccaacccctcccatctgacagAGTTGGACATGAGTAGAAATAAGCTGCCTGATTCAGAAGTGAAATTTCTGTGTGCTGGACTGGAGAGTCCAAACTGTcgactggagactctgag attgtggACCTGTGGTTTAttagagatcagctgtgattatctggcagcagcgctgaagtccaacccctcccatctgagagagctggacctgagtttcaacaacaagctgcaggattcaggagtgaagcatctgtgtggttttctgaagagtccaggatgtaaacttgaaactctgag attgaagcgctgtggtttgtcaaaggtcagctgtgattatctggcagcagcgctgaagtccaacccctcccatctgagagagctagACCTCAGAGACAACAAACTGCAGGATACagatgtgaagcagctgtgtgatcTTCAGGAGAGTCCAGACTACAGACTGGAGACTGTGAG
- the LOC134624401 gene encoding protein NLRC3-like isoform X2: protein MDQCEDREEGVPPSKSTLCGEHESQTKAQRNQPGPPPSCVSLHSDWSADRPINFKAQPVSAAERPAGPEPSCVSLQSDRSADRPINFKVQPVSAAERQCISSYWDQSASSGDSSCHQCGERSRSRAGLQTASQSSCVQTDVGLQEVLDEHKISLRRRCERVTEGSDETGSRTLLNRIYTELYITEGQSEEVHTQHEVRQLETASKMDALHDAPIRCQDIFKAFPDQQRPIRVVLTNGVAGVGKTFSVQKFTLDWAEGLENQHVSVVVLLSFRELNLIRDEQYSLLELLHVFHPTLQKVTAEKLAVSQLLFIFDGLDESRLSLDFTNRKLLSDVTQKSSVSQLLTNLIQGNLLPSALVWITSRPAAANQIPPACVDRLTEVRGFTDAQKEEYFRRRFSDEELSSRIISHMKTSRSLHIMCRIPVFCWITATVLEHMLTTEQRGELPKTLTDMYSHFLLVQTKRKKNKYHEGHETSPQELTEADREVLLKLGRLAFEHLEKGNIMFYQEDLEQCGLDVTEASVYSGVCTEIFKRECVIFQKPVYCFVHLSIQEFLAAVYMFHCHTNRKAEVLKCFLGQTFWESSLDDFLNRPMKKSLQSKNGHLDLFVRFLHGLCLESNQRLLGGLLGQTEISPETIQSIINNLKEMNSDGISPERSINIFHCLMEMNHLSVHQDIQEFLTSENRSERLSVIHCSALAFMLQISEEVLDELDLRKYNTSEWGRQRLIPAVRNCRKARLWTCGLLEISCDYLAAALKSNPSHLRELDLSFNNKLQDSGVKHLCGFLKSPGCKLETLRLKRCGLSKVSCDYLAAALKSNPSHLRELDLRDNKLQDTDVKQLCDLQESPDYRLETVRWR from the exons atggatcagtgtgaggacagagaggagggagtccctccctctaaaagcactctgtgtggggaacatgagagccagaccaaagctcagag GAACCaacctggacctccacccagctgtgtgtccttaCACAGTGACTGGTCTGCAGACCGTCCCATCAATTTTAAAGCCCAgcctgtgtctgctgcagagag ACCTGCTGGACCTgaacccagctgtgtgtccttaCAGAGTGACCGGTCTGCAGATCGCCCCATTAATTTTAAAGTCCAgcctgtgtctgctgcagagag ACAGTGCATCTCCTCATACTGGGAccagtctgcttcatcaggagaCTCCTCCTGTCACCAGTGTGGAGAAAGATCCAGAAGCAGAGCTGGACTGCAGACAgccagtcagagcagctgtgtacaaa cagatgttggtctgcaggaggttttagatgaacataagatcagtctgaggaggagatgtgaacgtgtgactgaaggaagtgatgaaacaggaagtagaaccctcctcaacaggatctacactgagctctacatcacagagggacagagtgaagaggttcatacccaacatgaggtgaggcagctggagacagcTTCCAAGATGGACGCCCTCCATGACGCTCCAATCAGGTGccaggacatctttaaagccttccctgaccaacagagacccatcagagtggttctgaccaacggcgtggctggtgttggaaaaaccttctcagtgcagaagttcactctggactgggcagagggcttggagaaccaacatgtcagtgtggtggttctgctttcattcagggagctgaacctgatcagagatgagcagtacagtcttctggagctgctccatgttttccatccaacattacagaaggtcacagcagagaagctggctgtctctcagcttttgttcatctttgacggcctggatgaaagcagactttcattggatttcaccaacaggaagctgctgtctgatgtcacacagaagtcatcagtcagccagctgctgacaaacctcatccaggggaatctgcttccctcggctctcgtctggataacttcccgacctgcagcagccaatcagatccctcctgcaTGTGTCGACAGGCTAACAGAAGTACGAGGCTTCACTGAcgcccagaaggaggagtacttcaggaggagattcagtgatgaagagctgtccagcagaatcatctcccacatgaagacatccaggagcctccacatcatgtgtagaatcccagtcttctgctggatcactgctacagttctggagcacatgttgactacagagcagagaggagagctgcccaagaccctgactgacatgtactcacacttcctgctggttcagacaaagaggaagaagaacaagtaccacgagggacatgagacgagtccacaggagctgacggaggctgacagggaagttcttctgaagctggggaggctggcgtttgaacatctggagaaaggaaacatcatgttctaccaagaagacctggagcagtgtggtctggatgtgacagaggcctcggtgtactcaggagtttgtacagagatcttcaaaagagagtgtgtgatcttccagaaaccagtctactgctttgttcatctgagcattcaggagtttctggctgcagtcTACATGTTCCACTGTCACACCAACAGGAAGGCTGAGGTGCTGAAGTGCTTCCTAGGACAAACTTTTTGGGAATCATCTCTGGACGACTTCCTGAACAGACCCATGAAGAAATCCCTTCAGAGTAAAAATGGCCACCTGGACCTGTTTGTTCGCTTCCTTCATGGCCTCTGTCTGGAGTCCAACCAGAGACTCTTAGGAGGTCtgctgggtcagacagagaTCAGTCCAGAAACCATCCAGAGTAtcatcaacaacctgaaggagatgAACAGTGATGGCATCTCTCCTGAGAGAAGCATCAACATCTTCCActgtctgatggagatgaaCCACCTCTCAGTACATCAGGATATCCAAGAGTTCCTGACGTCAGAGAACAGATCAGAGAGACTTTCTGTGATCCACTGTTCAGCTCTGGCCTTCATGCTGCAGATTTCAGAGGAGGTTCTGGATGAGTTGGACCTGAGGAAGTACAACACATCAGAGTGGGGACGACAGAGACTGATTCCAGCTGTGAGGAACTGCAGAAAGGCTCG attgtggACCTGTGGTTTAttagagatcagctgtgattatctggcagcagcgctgaagtccaacccctcccatctgagagagctggacctgagtttcaacaacaagctgcaggattcaggagtgaagcatctgtgtggttttctgaagagtccaggatgtaaacttgaaactctgag attgaagcgctgtggtttgtcaaaggtcagctgtgattatctggcagcagcgctgaagtccaacccctcccatctgagagagctagACCTCAGAGACAACAAACTGCAGGATACagatgtgaagcagctgtgtgatcTTCAGGAGAGTCCAGACTACAGACTGGAGACTGTGAG